The genomic stretch TTCCGGTGTCGGAGGACAACCGGGAAGGTAAAGGTCGACAGAAACATATTCATCAATCGGGTATGACCGGGGAAGAAGACGGGGAACATGATGGCGGGCTGACTGTGAAAAGAATAATTCACGCACATTGTCACGATTCCCGAGAGAGGCAATACCGCCTGATATTGCACACGTGCCAATAGCAACAACGTAGCCGGTTTTTCTGACCGCCCGGTGAAGATTATACACATCCTCATCAGTCCGGACGCCGCCGCTTATCAGCAGCCTGTCCGTGTCAGGCATATCATGAACCGAGATCACAAGCGGCATGTAGAGAAGCCTGTATTCATCTATCCAGGCCTGACTGTTCAGGAGTCCGACTTCACAGCCTGCGCAACCTGACAGCTGAAGAACCGCAAACGTCTTCATTGTGCAGATGCCATCCAGAGAAACAATTGAAGCATCATACGTTTACCCTGAGATACGTGGTACACTGCCTGTGCTCCGGGAAAAGACTCTCCCTTATCATTTCGGGACCCATACCTTCCCTTTATCAATAATATGATCGACTTCCCATCCCCTTCTCTGCATCTCCCGGGCGATCCATTTTCTGTGGCACTTCCATGGGAAATGTTCGGCGCAGACGATTACCGAGGTCTTTGCACGCGCGACGGATTCCAGCATATCGATTCCCCTGCTGAAATCATCCGTGATAACATACGCGGGATACCCGCCTTTTCTGAACCCGCCCAGTTCCTTCCCCAGAAAAACATATGCTATCCCTTCACGGCTGAGGATCTTTTCCAGGCTTTCCCTGGTGTAAATCTTCACGCTGCTCCTCGGAAGACTCCGCACGTCAATGAACGCCTGAATGCCGTAGGCGTGGAGGATTTCAACAAAATCTTCCTCGGATCGTCTGCCGGTGCCGAGTGTATATATTCTTTTCAATGGTTATTCCCCGCATTCCTCATACAGCATTTTTGTCGAACATGCGCATATTTTCCGGTCGGTTTGCAGGAATTGTCTCCAAGAAATTATACCACGCATAACCACCAATCCCCTGTGACTCAGTCAGTGCGGGCACCCTTATGAAGACCGGTCTTCAAAAAACAATCAAATTCAGTTAATATACTATGTATTTCCGGGAAGCTTTCGGAATGAATTTCTTATTCACTCGAAGTCTTTTCTCCGGTTTTTTGGCGTGTGGGCGATTAGCTCAGCGGGAGAGCGCTTCCTTCACACGGAAGAGGTCGCTGGTTCGAAACCAGCATCGCCTACCATATAATTCAATAACTTACCTCGATCTCCCATTCAGCTCAGCTCCCAAATTGTGCTAATCGTTTTTTCATTGAGAGTATTATCCAGAATACTTACTGCCTTGACCATGTAAGATGGTGCTCAATAACTGCACCTTAACAGCAGGGATAGCGACAATATTGATAGCCGTGGCGTCACAGAG from Nitrospirota bacterium encodes the following:
- a CDS encoding DUF488 domain-containing protein, yielding MKRIYTLGTGRRSEEDFVEILHAYGIQAFIDVRSLPRSSVKIYTRESLEKILSREGIAYVFLGKELGGFRKGGYPAYVITDDFSRGIDMLESVARAKTSVIVCAEHFPWKCHRKWIAREMQRRGWEVDHIIDKGKVWVPK